The genomic segment AGACAGATATTATTTGCTACAGCAGCAATATTTTGACTTTTTATCTCCACTTCACTGCAAGCAGTTGCTGGGGTCGCAAATAAGAGGCTTAGAAGAAGGACTAGTTTTTCATTAGTTCATTGTATCCCGCATCTTTTGCATCAGCAATTAATAATCTTTTTCATAGCGAAAGTGTTTGACAACCTTTTGGTTAGACCTTACTAACTCTCCATTGCCCATTATTCCTTTCTGCCTCATCTCTTCTGTATAACCAATATACTCCTTTTTATCTTCGTCTGGACTGCATCCTGCAAATAGCATTAACTTACCTTTGTCTTCTTTATCCCTTTTTGCTTCTAGTTGCTCTACTTCTTTTTCAAAGTCTTCAAGTTTGAAACCTTCTTTTAAATCAACAGTAACCCCCTTATCGGATTTGCTTACATTAAAGTATTTGTCTTCAAGTGCATAATATTGCTCATCGATGTCTTTTGATTGAGGCCTGATTGATCTGGTGGTCTCAGCCCATTTAATACAAGCATCATTGGCTTCTTGTTTTGTCTTGTATCTACATCCAACTAAAACAAGTATTAGCAGAAGAGGCGCTAGGCGACTCATGGCTTCATCATTCAAAAAATTCTATCTTAGGATAACAGCAAAAAGCCTTTGATGTTTTCGTCTATTTGACACATCAAGCTTAACCGTTTCTAAGCGGGTTATCTATGTACTTCACGGATAAATGCTGTGCCGAGATAAAACTATTAATGTGAATAGCAGTAATGAAAAAATCTAGGCGATATCATCATGACACTTGGAAGCTAAATAGATTTGCTCTAATACCCTCTGAGAGGGCTTCGTAAGCGTATCTGGCAGGCTTTAAGTATCTATTAGCTGTCATCCATTCATCTAGGTATGTGACACCTTCTAGAGCCTTAATTGTTCGTTTCAGAAGGTTTGGCTAAGATAAAATATCTGCAATAATCCAAATGTCAGAAGAGCAGCTCAAAGCCTTCCTTGAAAAAGTCAAGGGCGACACAAACCTTCAGGATAAGCTCAAAGCTGCAGCAAATGCCGATGCAGTGGTAGCAATTGCTAAAGAATCGGGATTTGTGATTTCGACGGATGAATTGAAGAAAGCCGAAGCAGAGATTTCCGACAAGGAACTTGAAAAAGCAGCTGGCGGCGATTGCATTTTAACCCACAAAATTATTGAAGATTATACAAATTTATCCTGCTGGATAATCTGTTAATGGCGACCTTTTGATGCGACGGGTCCAACAGGAGTGTGTAATCACTGCGCTACAGATAATGAAAACATCAGCCTCTAGTGCCTGGCACCATTGAGCGCAGTAAGCATAAGCCAAAGACACTGCAGCAGACCGTTGCTATGACTGCTGGACAGGCCTCATACCCATGTCAGAAGAGCAACTCAAGGCATTTCTCTCCAAAGCCAAAGGCGATTCCAGTCTTCAGGAGAAACTAAAAGCAGCTAAGTCACCTGAAGATGTTGTAGGTATTGCTAAAGAACATGGTCATGAATTTACTGCTGATAAGATTAACCAGCTCAGTGAAGAGGAGCTAGAAAGTGTGGCTGGTGGTGCAAATATTTGCACTGGTTGCCAAATTGCAACAACTTGCATAGATGATAGCCAGATGCTTAAATATACTAATTCTGGCTGAGGAGCATTGGTCTTCAAAATGACAGAAATCTCTGCATTCAAATATGCGGATTTTATTGATTTAGAAAACTCATAAATTGCCTCCAGTATCTAATGCGATTGTGCGCAGTTTTGGAAATAATGCCCAAACTAAATCGCAGTCTTACTTGCTAAATTTTGGCATAATTTCCTGATGCCTATTATCGTATGTGGAAGGAGGCAAATTCCTCCAGGGCATGGGTGCGATCCTCTGTAAGTACCTGCACGCCAGGACATAAGGCAAGGTATTTAGATCACCAAGTGCCATTTCGGCAGCTTTCCGAAAGGATGCAGATGACCACACCTACTGCGAATACTTGCATCTGCTAATACTATTGATGATGGTCATTGCTATTTAGATATGTAATCTAATGGTTCGACACAGTCGTGCCGCTGAACAGGCAGTGCCAGCACATAACACCACTATGTTGCACACTGGCTCTACAATCGCCCGTAACAGGCCTAAGGCATGTTACGGGCAGGGATTTTCTCCTAAGCACTGCCTTCCGCTTGATACAGGTGCATACAGATGCCATTCGTATCGATATAACTGGGATCTCAGGCGCTCAGCTGCTAGGTGCATGCCAGCCATTCACTGCTACCCATTCAAACAGTGCTTGTTATCGCTGTGTTGGACATGGTTCCTGCAGTTTCTAGTGAATTGAACTGTTGACTGGCTAATAGATAGCGACACAATGACTGGTGCTATGTATAAACAATAGGCACTATCCATGGTGTGCAAATTTTAAGAGTATCGGCTAGAATTAAAGGTTGATTATCTTTCATCAGTTTTGTATTTATTTCCTTTCTTTAGTGGACATGAAAGAAGAGGAGAGATTTGCTCTTGCCCTCCTCTTTCTTTATGCCCTATTCTTATCATTCTCCAAAGCAATCAATCAGGACCAGGAGTATCTCGTTAATCAGGACCACCAGGGTCCCATGGTGGTGGTGGTGGCATCCCTTCTAGTCCAGAACCTCCTCCAGATATTCCCTCTAGGTCTTCCTCACTCAACTCTTGCTTGAGTTCAGGTGACTCCTTCTCTTTCTTGTCGTCCTTGATGTTCTTGGGGTCTTCCATGGTGTTGCTACAGGCCTTGTATTAGTGATAGCAACGCTGTTGGCTGCTGGCATGCCAACCACAGGTTGTGACTATTTGATAGCTGAGGTGATAGGCAATGCCTGAAAGGTGTAGTTGGTATTTACCGATTTGTTCACTAGCTGTTCTCAATACCAACTGCTTTTTGCGATACCAACAGCAGAAGTTCATACCAGCGCCTTACCAGCTGCAAAGCACCGTTGAGAGTCACTGCTACTACTCAGACCATGTGACAGCCAGGGGATTCGCAAGATTTGCAGCCTGTCTCTGCGGTAATGCTTGATCTGCCCTGTGATCCTCGGCATCGCGTAGCTGCTGATGCGGTGGCCGCGACCGGCCTCAAAACGTTCAAGAGCGCGAATCAGCCCATAGCGGCCTTCTTGCACCAGATCGTCCTGTTCGCCAGATCCGTTGTGCAGCAGACGGTTGGCACCGAGATGGGCCAGTCCCAGGTGCATCAGCACAGCGTCATTCCGTTGCAGGATGTGGGCAGGGATTGGGCGGCGGCGTTCATGACGTCGTTGTCGTTCAAGCCGTCGTTGAATGGCCGCTGGTGGTGTGCTGGTGGTCATGATTGACATCAAGCAGGAACCCCTTCACGGTCTGCTGAGTCCTGGTTGGCTCACCTCCCTCCTGCGGATGAAAGGATTCGTCCTTGGGGGGGATGAATGGGCATTGCATCAGTGCTTGCCGGTGCGCCCGATCAAGTAGGAGCTGAACGCCAACATGAGCACACCTGCGCAGTACTGAATCAGTTCGGTGATCGAGGTCACCTCAAAGCTCACCATCACCTTGAACGCCGTCACGATCAGGGCAACGATGATCACCTTGGTGAGCTTCTGTTTCAGCCCATCGAGGTCTTGGATGTTGAGCAGGTTGCGTCTTGAAGTCGATGCATCGTTCTGTCGCGGGTCGATGTCGGAGATCACCAGCTCGTAGATGCCGTAGCCGAAAATCAGCAGGGCGATGCCGATCAGGTAGTAGTCGATGCCTCCCACCACCTTTCCGATCAGCAGAGTGCTGTTGTCATGGGTGAAGTCACCTCGAAAGACTTTCTGGAGAACGCTGATCTCTGCATAGGTCCCGATCACAAAACAGCTGATGCTCCCCAGCAGGCTCATCAGAACGGGAATCAGCGTGACCAGTCGGAATTTCCAGATCAGCCCTTCAAACCTGCGTTCCAGTCGGTTCGATCGGTTCATGCTCGGCTTGTTCATGGGGGGCTTGGTCTGGAATCGGGCAGCTGTGGAGGGATGACTTAAGCGAGGGTCTCCGATCTGGGAGGTCTGGTTGGAGGTGGCGGGCCCAGAAGCGCTGGTATGGAGAGTCCCACAAGGGCTGAGCTCACAGCCAGAAAAACAGCCAAGGGAAGGGGCTTGATCAGTGGCTGCCGTTCCATCACGGTTCCGCAACGGGAGCAAACAGGCAGGGCCCCTTTTGGCGGGTGCAGAACGACCGCTGGACCACAACAGCAATCAGGGCAGCGGAATCGAGGCATGGCCGAAGAGCGCGTCGTGATGCACGCAGTGGCGAACAGTGAATTGCGACAATCATGCGTTGCCGTCAGTGGTCCTGCCATGCCCCTCAGCTCCCTGGTGCGCCTGCTGCAGTGCTCAGCGCTGACCAGTGAGCTCGGCGAACGCATCGATCGGCCCGATCGGCTCTTGCTCCGCGGAGGCGGCCGGGGAGCAAGGGCTCTTGTGGCTAGTGCCCTGGCGCGGCAACAGGACCGGCCTCTGCTAGTGGTCGTGCCGACCCTCGAGGAAGCGGGTCGTTGGACGGCTCTTCTGGAGCTGATGGGTTGGCGCAGTGCCCAGCTCTATCCCACCAGTGAAGGTTCGCCTTATGAACCGTTTGATCCCACCAGTGAAATCACCTGGGGGCAGTTGCAGGTGCTCAGTGAGTTGCAGCTCGATCAACAGAGCCGTGATCTGGCGATTGTGGCCACTGAGCGTTGCCTGCAGCCACATCTGCCTCCGCCGCAGGCTTTGTCTGATCGATGCCGAACCCTGCGTAAGGGTGAGAGCGTCGACCTTGAAGCCTTGGCCATCAGCCTGGCCCAGCTGGGTTATGAACGGGTTTCAACCATCGACCAGGAAGGCACCTGGAGCCGCCGTGGCGACATCGTTGATGTGTTTCCTGTCAGCAGTGAGCTGCCAGTGCGTCTGGAGTTCTTCGGTGATGAGCTCGACAAGCTGCGTGAATTCGATCCCGCCAGCCAGCGTTCCCTCGATCCAATCGAGAGTCTGCGACTGACGCCGACTGGATTCAGTCCCTTGATCGCTGAACAGCTGCGCGATGCCATGCCCGATGGTTTGGATCTGCTTCTGAGTGAGGAATGTCTGTCTGAACTCCTGGATGGGGGCACACCCGAAGGCATGCGCCGCCTGCTTGGTCTGGCTTGGCAGCAGCCCGCTTCCTTGCTCGATTACCTCCCGGATGGCTGTTGTGTGGCGATCGATGAGCGACGCCATGGCCGCTCCCATGGAGACCAGTGGCTCGACCATGCCAAGGAGCATCACGACGAACTGGCGTTGCCGTTGCCGATCCTGCATCGCGACATCGAGGAGGCGATGGGGCTGGCAGAAGCGTTTCCTGGCTTTGATCTGGCTGAGTTGCAGGAAAGTGATTCCCATCCCAACGCCTTTGATCTCAACAGTCGTCCTGTGCCGGCCTATCCCAATCAGTTCGGAAAGCTTGGTGAACTGATCAAAAGCTATGGGAAGGAGAAACAGGCGGTCTGGCTGCTGTCTGCCCAGCCGAGCCGAGCCGTTGCTCTGCTCGAAGAGCATGACTGCATCAGTCGCTTCGTTCCCAATTCTGCGGATGCGCCCGCGATCGAGCGTTTGATCGAGCAAGGAACACCTGTGGCTCTGAAGACCCGTGGCACCGCTGATCTCGAGGGGCTGCAGCTTCCTGCCTGGCGGGTTGTTCTCATCACGGATCGCGAGTTTTTCGGCCAGCAGACGCTCACGAGCACTGGCTATGTGCGCCGCCGCCGCAAGGCGGCCAGTCGCACGGTGGATCCCAACAAGATGCAGCCCGGGGATTTCGTGGTGCATCGCAATCACGGCATCGGTCGCTTCCAGAAGCTGGAGAAGCTGGCGATTAGCGGCGAGGTGCGTGATTACCTGGTGGTGCAGTACGCCGACGGCATCCTGCGTGTGGCGGCAGACCAGCTGGGCAGCCTCGGCCGTTATCGCGCCAACAGTGATGCTCCACCCCAGCTCAGCAAGATGGGTGGATCGGCTTGGGTGAAGGCCAAGGAGCGTGCTGGCAAGGCCTTGCGCAAGGTGGCGCTCGACCTGGTGAAGCTGTACGCCGAGCGACATCAGGCGCCAGGCTTCGCGTTTCCTGTTGACGGCCCCTGGCAAAACGAGCTGGAGGAGTCATTCCCCTATGAACCGACCCCAGATCAGCTCAAGGCCACAGCGGATGTGAAGCGGGATATGGAGAAGTCGCAACCAATGGATCGGCTGGTATGCGGCGACGTGGGCTTTGGTAAAACCGAGGTGGCGATCCGGGCCATTTTCAAGGCAATCACGGCCGGCAAGCAGGTGGCGATGTTGGCTCCCACAACAGTGCTTGCGCAGCAGCACTGGCGAACGCTTTCCGAGCGTTTCGCGCCCTACCCCATCAAGGTGGCTCTTCTGAATCGCTTCCGAACCACCAGCGAGCGCAAATCGATCCTTGAAGGTCTCAAGCAAGGAACCATCGATGCTGTTGTTGGAACGCATCAGCTGTTGAGCAAGAGCACGGTGTTCGACAAGCTCGGCCTGCTGGTGGTGGATGAGGA from the Synechococcus sp. UW179A genome contains:
- a CDS encoding Nif11-like leader peptide family natural product precursor translates to MSEEQLKAFLSKAKGDSSLQEKLKAAKSPEDVVGIAKEHGHEFTADKINQLSEEELESVAGGANICTGCQIATTCIDDSQMLKYTNSG
- a CDS encoding YqhA family protein; the protein is MNRSNRLERRFEGLIWKFRLVTLIPVLMSLLGSISCFVIGTYAEISVLQKVFRGDFTHDNSTLLIGKVVGGIDYYLIGIALLIFGYGIYELVISDIDPRQNDASTSRRNLLNIQDLDGLKQKLTKVIIVALIVTAFKVMVSFEVTSITELIQYCAGVLMLAFSSYLIGRTGKH
- a CDS encoding sigma factor, producing the protein MTTSTPPAAIQRRLERQRRHERRRPIPAHILQRNDAVLMHLGLAHLGANRLLHNGSGEQDDLVQEGRYGLIRALERFEAGRGHRISSYAMPRITGQIKHYRRDRLQILRIPWLSHGLSSSSDSQRCFAAGKALV
- a CDS encoding Nif11-like leader peptide family natural product precursor, whose product is MSEEQLKAFLEKVKGDTNLQDKLKAAANADAVVAIAKESGFVISTDELKKAEAEISDKELEKAAGGDCILTHKIIEDYTNLSCWIIC
- the mfd gene encoding transcription-repair coupling factor translates to MPLSSLVRLLQCSALTSELGERIDRPDRLLLRGGGRGARALVASALARQQDRPLLVVVPTLEEAGRWTALLELMGWRSAQLYPTSEGSPYEPFDPTSEITWGQLQVLSELQLDQQSRDLAIVATERCLQPHLPPPQALSDRCRTLRKGESVDLEALAISLAQLGYERVSTIDQEGTWSRRGDIVDVFPVSSELPVRLEFFGDELDKLREFDPASQRSLDPIESLRLTPTGFSPLIAEQLRDAMPDGLDLLLSEECLSELLDGGTPEGMRRLLGLAWQQPASLLDYLPDGCCVAIDERRHGRSHGDQWLDHAKEHHDELALPLPILHRDIEEAMGLAEAFPGFDLAELQESDSHPNAFDLNSRPVPAYPNQFGKLGELIKSYGKEKQAVWLLSAQPSRAVALLEEHDCISRFVPNSADAPAIERLIEQGTPVALKTRGTADLEGLQLPAWRVVLITDREFFGQQTLTSTGYVRRRRKAASRTVDPNKMQPGDFVVHRNHGIGRFQKLEKLAISGEVRDYLVVQYADGILRVAADQLGSLGRYRANSDAPPQLSKMGGSAWVKAKERAGKALRKVALDLVKLYAERHQAPGFAFPVDGPWQNELEESFPYEPTPDQLKATADVKRDMEKSQPMDRLVCGDVGFGKTEVAIRAIFKAITAGKQVAMLAPTTVLAQQHWRTLSERFAPYPIKVALLNRFRTTSERKSILEGLKQGTIDAVVGTHQLLSKSTVFDKLGLLVVDEEQRFGVNQKEKIKALRKDVDVLTLSATPIPRTLYMSLSGVREMSLITTPPPLRRPIKTHLASLDEEAVRSAIRQELDRGGQVFYVVPRVEGIEDVAGQLRQMLPGLRLLVAHGQMAEGELESAMVAFNGGEADVMLCTTIVESGLDIPRVNTILIEDAHRFGLAQLYQLRGRVGRSGVQAHAWLFYPGNASLSEAARQRLRAIQEFAQLGSGYQLAMRDMEIRGVGNLLGVQQSGQMEAIGFDLYMEMLQESLAEIQGQDIPAVDDTQVDLQVTAFIPADWITDADEKMAAYRSAAECVTSESLVELAAIWADRYGALPGPVQSLLLLMDLKLLAKRCGFSRIRPEKPNIALETPMEEPAFRLLRQGLPQHLHGRLVYQPGSGATAKVMARGLGVLPMEKQLDEIKSWLEQMAAQIPDADGLTADERDKQQTERNQAVLSV